In a genomic window of Tachysurus vachellii isolate PV-2020 chromosome 13, HZAU_Pvac_v1, whole genome shotgun sequence:
- the tcp11l1 gene encoding T-complex protein 11-like protein 1 isoform X2, translating to MPKEPNDRSNEEGKKVDSKGSEDSTVQTDTSEELLRKRIRTNTPSPHRQTPPSSPSKFVTVEELMETAKGVTNMALAHEIVVNGGFKIKPPEPPEGSLEKQVKEIVHKAFWDCLESQLNDDPPVYEHAIKLVGEIKETLLSFLMPYQTRLKGQIEEALDLSLIQQQAENGALDIGKVAQFIINTMGAFCAPSRDSEVRKLWDITDIVLLFRSIFAVLDKMKIDMANFAVSSLRPHLLQHSVEYERNKFQELLNKQPSALDFTQKWLQESADSVLRCAEGGATSSPGTSSQLLLNVHNHAYLRLLHWEHGMDTFPETVLMDRGRFLEMQLELERLTLVASVLLIVYNSAGEAISGLPGLIDTLKNTVRILLADMHSPSFKTDETFTAIGEKLCLELGECLTQHGFSPFQPDRQNALKGQIAAVKSQDNPIRKLVDSRIQSFLLGILETGPQKSPPAVPGGLVPISKELEEVGIKLSHLVNFNKLVYSPFYQKLLQDVVQAGGSAAT from the exons ATGCCAAAGGAACCAAATGACCGATCAAATGAGGAGGGAAAGAAGGTCGACTCTAAAGGGTCAGAAGACTCCACAGTCCAGACAGACACATCAGAAGAGCTGCTGCGGAAAAGAATCCGAACGAACACGCCCAGTCCTCACCGACAGACTCCTCCGT CCAGCCCGTCCAAGTTTGTCACCGTAGAGGAGCTGATGGAGACGGCTAAAGGCGTGACTAACATGGCGCTGGCTCATGAGATCGTAGTGAACGGCGGCTTTAAAATCAAACCCCCCGAGCCTCCTGAGGGAAG tttAGAGAAGCAGGTTAAGGAAATTGTGcacaaggcattctgggattgtCTTGAATCCCAGCTGAACGACGATCCGCCCGTCTACGAGCATGCGATCAAACTGGTCGGGGAAATTAAAGAG ACGCTGCTGTCTTTCCTGATGCCGTACCAGACACGTCTGAAAGGACAGATCGAGGAGGCGCTGGACCTGTCACTCATCCAACAGCAGGCGGAGAACGGAGCACTGGACATCGGCAAGGTGGCTCAGTTCATCATCAACACCATGGGCGCTTTCTGCGCACCATCTAGGGACAGTGAAGTCCGTAAGCTCTGGGACATCACGGACATCGTCCTTCTTTTTAG GTCTATTTTTGCAGTGTTGGACAAAATGAAGATTGACATGGCCAACTTTGCTGTCAGCAGTCTCCGGCCTCACCTGCTGCAGCATTCGGTGGAGTACGAGAGGAACAAGTTTCAGGAGTTACTCAACAAACAACCTT CTGCTCTGGACTTCACTCAGAAATGGCTGCAGGAGTCGGCGGACTCGGTGCTCCGATGTGCTGAAGGTGGCGCTACAAGCTCGCCCGGGACCTCCTCACAGCTGCTGCTCAACGTGCACAACCATGCTTATTTACGACTGCTGCACTGGGAACACGGCATGGACACATTCCCAGAG ACAGTGCTGATGGATCGTGGCAGGTTTCTGGAGATGCAGTTAGAGCTGGAGCGCCTGACGTTGGTGGCGTCTGTGCTGCTGATCGTATATAACAGCGCGGGGGAGGCGATCTCCGGGCTGCCAGGGCTCATCGACACGCTGAAGAACACAGTCAGGATCCTGCTGGCTGACATGCATTCACC GTCTTTCAAAACAGACGAGACGTTCACGGCTATCGGGGAGAAGCTGTGTTTGGAGCTGGGGGAATGTCTGACTcagcacggcttctctcctttTCAACCAGACCGACAGAACGCTCTGAAAGGCCAGATCGCAGCCGTCAAGTCCCAAGATAACCCCATCCGTAAACTCGTCG ATTCTCGGATTCAGTCCTTCCTCCTGGGCATCTTGGAAACGGGTCCTCAAAAGAGCCCACCAGCGGTTCCCGGAGGTCTGGTTCCCATCAgcaaagagctggaggaagtcgGGATTAAACTGAGCCACCTGGTGAACTTCAACAAGCTCGTGTACTCACCGTTCTACCAGAAACTCCTACAGGACGTGGTTCAGGCCGGGGGAAGCGCAGCCACTTAG
- the tcp11l1 gene encoding T-complex protein 11-like protein 1 isoform X1 has protein sequence MIFQEALCFACLVPKRRVLLYSCSSSASNKFPAGLWRMPKEPNDRSNEEGKKVDSKGSEDSTVQTDTSEELLRKRIRTNTPSPHRQTPPSSPSKFVTVEELMETAKGVTNMALAHEIVVNGGFKIKPPEPPEGSLEKQVKEIVHKAFWDCLESQLNDDPPVYEHAIKLVGEIKETLLSFLMPYQTRLKGQIEEALDLSLIQQQAENGALDIGKVAQFIINTMGAFCAPSRDSEVRKLWDITDIVLLFRSIFAVLDKMKIDMANFAVSSLRPHLLQHSVEYERNKFQELLNKQPSALDFTQKWLQESADSVLRCAEGGATSSPGTSSQLLLNVHNHAYLRLLHWEHGMDTFPETVLMDRGRFLEMQLELERLTLVASVLLIVYNSAGEAISGLPGLIDTLKNTVRILLADMHSPSFKTDETFTAIGEKLCLELGECLTQHGFSPFQPDRQNALKGQIAAVKSQDNPIRKLVDSRIQSFLLGILETGPQKSPPAVPGGLVPISKELEEVGIKLSHLVNFNKLVYSPFYQKLLQDVVQAGGSAAT, from the exons ATGATATTTCAAGAGGCTTTATGTTTTGCGTGTCTCGTCCCGAAGAGGCGGGTCTTGCTCTACAGTTGCAGCTCGTCAGCATCAAACAAG TTCCCAGCTGGCTTGTGGAGGATGCCAAAGGAACCAAATGACCGATCAAATGAGGAGGGAAAGAAGGTCGACTCTAAAGGGTCAGAAGACTCCACAGTCCAGACAGACACATCAGAAGAGCTGCTGCGGAAAAGAATCCGAACGAACACGCCCAGTCCTCACCGACAGACTCCTCCGT CCAGCCCGTCCAAGTTTGTCACCGTAGAGGAGCTGATGGAGACGGCTAAAGGCGTGACTAACATGGCGCTGGCTCATGAGATCGTAGTGAACGGCGGCTTTAAAATCAAACCCCCCGAGCCTCCTGAGGGAAG tttAGAGAAGCAGGTTAAGGAAATTGTGcacaaggcattctgggattgtCTTGAATCCCAGCTGAACGACGATCCGCCCGTCTACGAGCATGCGATCAAACTGGTCGGGGAAATTAAAGAG ACGCTGCTGTCTTTCCTGATGCCGTACCAGACACGTCTGAAAGGACAGATCGAGGAGGCGCTGGACCTGTCACTCATCCAACAGCAGGCGGAGAACGGAGCACTGGACATCGGCAAGGTGGCTCAGTTCATCATCAACACCATGGGCGCTTTCTGCGCACCATCTAGGGACAGTGAAGTCCGTAAGCTCTGGGACATCACGGACATCGTCCTTCTTTTTAG GTCTATTTTTGCAGTGTTGGACAAAATGAAGATTGACATGGCCAACTTTGCTGTCAGCAGTCTCCGGCCTCACCTGCTGCAGCATTCGGTGGAGTACGAGAGGAACAAGTTTCAGGAGTTACTCAACAAACAACCTT CTGCTCTGGACTTCACTCAGAAATGGCTGCAGGAGTCGGCGGACTCGGTGCTCCGATGTGCTGAAGGTGGCGCTACAAGCTCGCCCGGGACCTCCTCACAGCTGCTGCTCAACGTGCACAACCATGCTTATTTACGACTGCTGCACTGGGAACACGGCATGGACACATTCCCAGAG ACAGTGCTGATGGATCGTGGCAGGTTTCTGGAGATGCAGTTAGAGCTGGAGCGCCTGACGTTGGTGGCGTCTGTGCTGCTGATCGTATATAACAGCGCGGGGGAGGCGATCTCCGGGCTGCCAGGGCTCATCGACACGCTGAAGAACACAGTCAGGATCCTGCTGGCTGACATGCATTCACC GTCTTTCAAAACAGACGAGACGTTCACGGCTATCGGGGAGAAGCTGTGTTTGGAGCTGGGGGAATGTCTGACTcagcacggcttctctcctttTCAACCAGACCGACAGAACGCTCTGAAAGGCCAGATCGCAGCCGTCAAGTCCCAAGATAACCCCATCCGTAAACTCGTCG ATTCTCGGATTCAGTCCTTCCTCCTGGGCATCTTGGAAACGGGTCCTCAAAAGAGCCCACCAGCGGTTCCCGGAGGTCTGGTTCCCATCAgcaaagagctggaggaagtcgGGATTAAACTGAGCCACCTGGTGAACTTCAACAAGCTCGTGTACTCACCGTTCTACCAGAAACTCCTACAGGACGTGGTTCAGGCCGGGGGAAGCGCAGCCACTTAG